Proteins from one Clostridium cellulovorans 743B genomic window:
- a CDS encoding lysoplasmalogenase family protein, translated as MNNTQRVLLVIYILLTGLILFLDRTYPKEDIIIYLKYTIIVTLFLSSIIVEKQYKEQKIMALSFFFVVIADFFLVLCDTFVYTTKVIEPLGAMGFLFAYLCLISVYRKKLKITKLEIIVAIPLIIVFVYSVILLSPYISGLMFIGALIFGIVLCLMTWLSIVTIFNRYYSTKASLLIGFSGILMFICDMAVALSRFHPLFSGDYRMSIANVIWTSYIPGWTLLAVVINEKKLLNIKKKT; from the coding sequence GTGAATAATACGCAAAGGGTATTATTAGTAATATATATCTTATTGACGGGGTTAATACTTTTTTTAGATAGGACTTACCCAAAAGAAGATATCATTATATATCTGAAATACACAATAATTGTAACTTTATTTTTATCCTCGATTATAGTAGAAAAACAATATAAAGAACAAAAAATTATGGCTCTTTCCTTCTTTTTTGTCGTGATTGCAGATTTCTTTTTAGTCTTATGTGACACATTTGTTTATACAACAAAAGTTATTGAGCCTTTAGGAGCCATGGGTTTTCTCTTTGCATATTTATGTTTAATTAGTGTATATAGAAAAAAATTAAAGATTACAAAATTAGAAATCATCGTTGCAATACCATTAATAATTGTTTTTGTTTATTCAGTAATATTACTTAGCCCATACATCAGTGGGCTTATGTTTATCGGTGCCTTGATATTTGGAATAGTACTATGTTTAATGACTTGGTTATCTATAGTTACTATTTTTAATAGATATTATAGCACCAAAGCATCTTTGTTAATTGGTTTTTCAGGAATTTTAATGTTTATTTGTGACATGGCTGTTGCCTTATCAAGATTTCATCCTTTGTTTTCTGGAGACTATAGAATGTCTATTGCAAATGTAATTTGGACTTCATATATTCCAGGTTGGACTCTTTTAGCAGTGGTTATTAATGAAAAAAAATTACTAAATATAAAGAAAAAAACATAG